The Symphalangus syndactylus isolate Jambi chromosome 3, NHGRI_mSymSyn1-v2.1_pri, whole genome shotgun sequence genome has a segment encoding these proteins:
- the TAC1 gene encoding protachykinin-1 isoform X1 yields MKILVALAVFFLVSTQLFAEEIGANDDLNYWSDWSDGDQIKEELPEPFEHLLQRIARRPKPQQFFGLMGKRDADSSIEKQVALLKALYGHGQISHKRHKTDSFVGLMGKRALNSVAYERSAMQNYERRR; encoded by the exons ATGAAAATCCTCGTGGCCTTGGCAGTCTTTTTTCTTGTCTCCACTCAGCTGTTTGCAGAAGAAATAGGAGCCAATGATGATCTGAATTACTGGTCCGACTGGTCCGACGGCGACCAGATCAAG GAGGAACTGCCGGAGCCCTTTGAGCATCTTCTGCAGAGAATCGCCCGGAGACCCAAGCCTCAGCAGTTCTTTGGATTAATGGGCAAACGGGATGCTG ATTCCTCAATTGAAAAACAAGTGGCCCTGTTAAAGGCTCTTTATG GACATGGCCAGATTTCTCACAAAA GACATAAAACAGATTCCTTTGTTGGACTAATGGGCAAAAGAGCTTTAAATTCTG TGGCTTATGAAAGGAGTGCAATGCAGAATTATGAAAGAAGACGTTAA
- the TAC1 gene encoding protachykinin-1 isoform X2, giving the protein MKILVALAVFFLVSTQLFAEEIGANDDLNYWSDWSDGDQIKEELPEPFEHLLQRIARRPKPQQFFGLMGKRDAGHGQISHKRHKTDSFVGLMGKRALNSVAYERSAMQNYERRR; this is encoded by the exons ATGAAAATCCTCGTGGCCTTGGCAGTCTTTTTTCTTGTCTCCACTCAGCTGTTTGCAGAAGAAATAGGAGCCAATGATGATCTGAATTACTGGTCCGACTGGTCCGACGGCGACCAGATCAAG GAGGAACTGCCGGAGCCCTTTGAGCATCTTCTGCAGAGAATCGCCCGGAGACCCAAGCCTCAGCAGTTCTTTGGATTAATGGGCAAACGGGATGCTG GACATGGCCAGATTTCTCACAAAA GACATAAAACAGATTCCTTTGTTGGACTAATGGGCAAAAGAGCTTTAAATTCTG TGGCTTATGAAAGGAGTGCAATGCAGAATTATGAAAGAAGACGTTAA
- the TAC1 gene encoding protachykinin-1 isoform X4 → MKILVALAVFFLVSTQLFAEEIGANDDLNYWSDWSDGDQIKEELPEPFEHLLQRIARRPKPQQFFGLMGKRDAGHGQISHKMAYERSAMQNYERRR, encoded by the exons ATGAAAATCCTCGTGGCCTTGGCAGTCTTTTTTCTTGTCTCCACTCAGCTGTTTGCAGAAGAAATAGGAGCCAATGATGATCTGAATTACTGGTCCGACTGGTCCGACGGCGACCAGATCAAG GAGGAACTGCCGGAGCCCTTTGAGCATCTTCTGCAGAGAATCGCCCGGAGACCCAAGCCTCAGCAGTTCTTTGGATTAATGGGCAAACGGGATGCTG GACATGGCCAGATTTCTCACAAAA TGGCTTATGAAAGGAGTGCAATGCAGAATTATGAAAGAAGACGTTAA
- the TAC1 gene encoding protachykinin-1 isoform X3, with amino-acid sequence MKILVALAVFFLVSTQLFAEEIGANDDLNYWSDWSDGDQIKEELPEPFEHLLQRIARRPKPQQFFGLMGKRDADSSIEKQVALLKALYGHGQISHKMAYERSAMQNYERRR; translated from the exons ATGAAAATCCTCGTGGCCTTGGCAGTCTTTTTTCTTGTCTCCACTCAGCTGTTTGCAGAAGAAATAGGAGCCAATGATGATCTGAATTACTGGTCCGACTGGTCCGACGGCGACCAGATCAAG GAGGAACTGCCGGAGCCCTTTGAGCATCTTCTGCAGAGAATCGCCCGGAGACCCAAGCCTCAGCAGTTCTTTGGATTAATGGGCAAACGGGATGCTG ATTCCTCAATTGAAAAACAAGTGGCCCTGTTAAAGGCTCTTTATG GACATGGCCAGATTTCTCACAAAA TGGCTTATGAAAGGAGTGCAATGCAGAATTATGAAAGAAGACGTTAA